Sequence from the Corallococcus sp. EGB genome:
CGCGGGTGGGGCCGAAGGACGCCAGCCGCAGGGTGCCGCCCGCCGTCCCGTCCGTCTTCCACAGCTCCGACAGGCCGCTCGACTCATTCAGCTTGAACAGGGTGAGCGCGCCGGAGGTGCGCACGTCGTAGGGGTAGGTGTCGGGCCCTGCGTCCAGCCGCTTGAGCATCACGGTGCCCGCGGCGGTGCCGTCCGTCCGCCAGAGGGAGGTCGCGCCCTTGAGCTCGCGCACGAAGAAGAGCAGCGCGTTGCCCTGCTTCGCGTCCAGGTAGCTCACGTCCACGGACGTGCCGAAGTCGCGCACGCGCACCGTGCCCGCGGTGGTGCCGTCCGACCTCCACAGCTCATGCCGCGAGGCGGACGCCGTCGCGTCGTAGTTCTCCACGAAGAAGACCAGCGTGGAGCCGGCCGCCGTCAGGTGCGTCAGGTACGAGTCCTCGACGCCCGGCGTCACGTCCTTCACCAGCCGGGTGCCTGCGGTCGTCCCGTCGCTCACCCACAGCTCGTTGCCGTGCGCCGCGTCCGTTGCCTGGAAGAAGAGCTGCGTCGGCGTGGCGGTGAGCTGCGACAGGAGGGAGCTCCGGCTGCCCGGTGTCGCCGGGAACGCCTTCACCTCCGTGGTGCCCGCGGCCGTGCCGGTGGTCCGCCAGAGGCCCTTTCGCCCATCCTCGTAGTTCACCGCGAAGTGCAGCGTCCCCTGGAAGTCCTCGAAGTCGCCCGGCCCCATCGTGTAGCGCGGGATGCCAATCTGCGAAGGAGGGAGAATCGTCTTCACCCGCTGGGTGCCCGCGTCGGTGGGAAGGCAGAGGGCCTCCGCCGTCACCTCCGGCGCCGAAGTGGGCTCC
This genomic interval carries:
- a CDS encoding ELWxxDGT repeat protein, which codes for MGWRGGWVLSLLVVGVGCGGELPEEQTETGLVQEPTSAPEVTAEALCLPTDAGTQRVKTILPPSQIGIPRYTMGPGDFEDFQGTLHFAVNYEDGRKGLWRTTGTAAGTTEVKAFPATPGSRSSLLSQLTATPTQLFFQATDAAHGNELWVSDGTTAGTRLVKDVTPGVEDSYLTHLTAAGSTLVFFVENYDATASASRHELWRSDGTTAGTVRVRDFGTSVDVSYLDAKQGNALLFFVRELKGATSLWRTDGTAAGTVMLKRLDAGPDTYPYDVRTSGALTLFKLNESSGLSELWKTDGTAGGTLRLASFGPTRGVNVLGALGPYAYVTTTSFKTQYMVLYRVPLAGGNPEPVVTLPNDYTSQGEAFPYIDAVSQAPGGKKLFFSVVIGSNGPAPRDTQLWVTNGTAGGTTLLRRPLSLSDEYGSPVYAVADNLVFFSAYDSSTGIEPWVSNGTVSGTRLLKNIEAQNSSYPREFFRHGDRVYFNAYDETLNSQLWSSKLSNTCAAPKDAQ